The Palaeococcus ferrophilus DSM 13482 genome includes a window with the following:
- the hmgA gene encoding hydroxymethylglutaryl-CoA reductase (NADPH): MDFDELVEKVASGEIKLHQVEKYTNGDKKLATEIRRKALEKKFGISLENIGHYSIDPNRVIGKNIENMIGVVQIPMGVAGPLKINGEYAKGEFYIPLATTEGALVASVNRGCSALTAAGGVKTTLIDDKMTRAPLLKCPDARRAREVAEWVKNNLDYLQEKAVSKVTRHGKLRDVKPYIVGNNLYLRFEFETGDAMGMNMVTISSEEIMKVIEEEFPDVRYLALSGNLCVDKKPNAMNFINGRGKTVIAEAVIPKEIVEKKLKTTPELIAEVNYRKNLVGSAQAGSYGFNAHFGNIVGAIFLATGQDEAQITEGSHGITLAEVTPEGDLHISVTMPSLEIGTVGGGTRVPTQREALSILGVAGGGEPAGSNARKFAEIIAGAVLAGELSLLAAIAAKHLAKAHKELGR, from the coding sequence ATGGACTTTGACGAGCTTGTTGAGAAAGTGGCCAGTGGAGAGATAAAGCTCCACCAGGTCGAGAAGTACACGAACGGCGACAAGAAGCTCGCCACTGAAATAAGGAGGAAGGCCCTTGAGAAGAAGTTCGGGATAAGCCTCGAGAACATCGGCCACTACTCGATAGACCCGAATAGGGTGATAGGCAAGAACATTGAGAACATGATAGGCGTCGTTCAGATACCGATGGGCGTCGCCGGGCCGCTGAAGATCAACGGAGAATACGCCAAGGGAGAGTTCTACATTCCCCTGGCGACAACTGAGGGCGCGCTGGTCGCCTCTGTAAACCGCGGCTGTTCAGCTTTAACTGCCGCCGGTGGCGTTAAAACCACGCTCATAGACGACAAGATGACTAGGGCACCTCTCCTAAAGTGCCCCGACGCGAGGAGGGCGAGGGAGGTCGCGGAGTGGGTGAAGAACAACCTCGACTACCTCCAAGAGAAGGCCGTGAGCAAGGTCACCAGACACGGGAAGCTCCGTGATGTGAAGCCCTACATCGTCGGCAACAACCTCTACCTCCGTTTCGAGTTCGAGACCGGAGATGCGATGGGAATGAACATGGTCACCATCTCCAGTGAGGAGATAATGAAGGTCATTGAGGAGGAGTTCCCCGACGTGAGGTATTTAGCGCTCTCGGGCAACCTCTGCGTTGACAAGAAGCCCAACGCCATGAACTTCATCAACGGGAGAGGGAAGACCGTCATAGCCGAGGCGGTGATTCCGAAGGAAATCGTCGAAAAGAAGCTCAAGACGACGCCAGAACTCATAGCCGAGGTGAACTACCGCAAGAACCTCGTAGGTTCGGCGCAGGCAGGTTCCTACGGCTTCAACGCCCACTTTGGAAATATCGTTGGGGCTATCTTCCTCGCCACCGGTCAAGACGAGGCGCAGATAACCGAGGGCTCTCACGGCATAACCCTCGCCGAGGTTACCCCTGAGGGAGACCTCCACATCAGCGTAACCATGCCGAGCCTTGAGATTGGCACGGTGGGCGGAGGTACGAGGGTTCCCACGCAGAGGGAAGCCCTTTCAATATTGGGCGTTGCCGGCGGGGGAGAACCCGCGGGAAGCAACGCCAGGAAGTTCGCGGAGATAATCGCGGGCGCCGTTCTGGCCGGCGAGCTCTCACTCCTTGCGGCGATAGCTGCGAAGCACCTCGCCAAGGCCCACAAGGAGCTCGGACGTTAG
- a CDS encoding CBS domain-containing protein, producing the protein MDEGAPIKVYMVKKLIGVSPEDSVQDASKIMVEFDIGSLVVFEEDRVVGFFTKSDVIRRVIVPGLPYETPVREIMTKELVTVNVNDPLKDVLKKMAEHRIKHILVEDGGKIVGVFSLSDLLDATRRKLETAIARE; encoded by the coding sequence ATGGATGAGGGTGCCCCCATAAAAGTGTACATGGTGAAGAAGCTGATCGGTGTTTCTCCGGAGGACTCCGTGCAGGACGCGAGCAAAATAATGGTGGAATTCGACATAGGCTCACTCGTGGTTTTTGAGGAGGACAGGGTTGTTGGATTCTTTACGAAGAGCGACGTGATAAGGCGTGTTATCGTCCCGGGCCTTCCCTATGAGACGCCGGTGAGGGAGATTATGACAAAGGAGCTCGTAACCGTCAACGTCAACGACCCCCTGAAGGACGTTCTCAAGAAGATGGCCGAGCACAGGATAAAGCACATACTGGTGGAGGACGGGGGAAAGATTGTTGGTGTATTCTCGCTGAGCGACCTGCTCGATGCTACGAGGAGAAAGCTCGAGACCGCCATCGCGAGGGAGTGA
- a CDS encoding MinD/ParA family ATP-binding protein — MVVVIVTGRGGAGKTTTTANIGTYFAGKEFRTLLMDGDLYLPNLGFHFALENVKYTLHSVLKNPDLNPDWAVYKHPETGVFVMPGSTNLQDVLGISTARLRDIVEEMRYKFGMVFVDSPTGIPFDTLPTFEVANYQIIVVEIERSPIYSFETMVENEVLKLKALGDEYGLQEGVILNKVRESEDVIDKIVETIEEDVGIPVLGVIPFDENVPESVNVGVPILKYKPHSDAAIAFKEAGTIIEEWIFGEVKKEFRF, encoded by the coding sequence ATGGTTGTGGTCATAGTAACGGGGAGAGGGGGTGCGGGGAAGACTACCACCACCGCCAACATCGGCACGTACTTTGCCGGGAAGGAGTTTAGGACTCTCCTCATGGACGGTGACCTCTACCTCCCCAACCTCGGTTTTCACTTCGCCCTTGAGAACGTTAAGTACACCCTCCATTCCGTTCTAAAAAATCCCGACCTCAACCCCGACTGGGCCGTCTATAAGCACCCGGAAACCGGCGTTTTTGTGATGCCCGGGAGCACGAACCTCCAGGACGTCCTCGGCATTTCCACGGCCAGGCTGAGGGACATCGTGGAGGAAATGCGCTATAAATTTGGAATGGTCTTCGTTGATTCACCCACCGGGATTCCCTTTGATACCCTCCCGACCTTCGAGGTTGCCAACTACCAGATAATAGTCGTCGAAATAGAGCGTTCCCCCATATACTCCTTCGAGACGATGGTCGAGAACGAGGTTCTCAAGCTCAAGGCCCTCGGGGACGAGTACGGCCTCCAGGAGGGGGTTATCCTCAACAAAGTCCGCGAGTCAGAGGACGTCATAGACAAGATAGTCGAGACGATAGAGGAGGACGTTGGAATACCCGTTCTCGGCGTCATACCCTTCGATGAGAACGTTCCCGAGTCGGTCAACGTTGGTGTGCCTATTCTGAAGTACAAACCCCACTCCGATGCCGCCATCGCCTTCAAGGAGGCAGGCACCATAATAGAGGAATGGATATTCGGAGAGGTTAAAAAGGAGTTCCGCTTCTAA
- a CDS encoding metallophosphoesterase family protein, protein MIRIAHISDTHITPDVAYKAYPYDLIVNEINNGPFDLVIHTGDVTNSGLREEYEHAAYALKKIKKPLIVVPGNHDARNVGYELFEHYIGPTTGVYEKGDLVVIWLDSTIPDLSDGRVGGYKFRWLKERLEEYSHKRFKIIAAHHHLVPLPDTGRERNVLFNAGDVLELLLSHDVNLYSCGHKHVPNVYRVEGLVVDNAGCTSCRKTRKGDVNSYNIITIHDDGKIDVRIKRVTGDTVDRSFKLPRQKIFLPKGERLFRIVQVSESKISDRVYFRGRVLENAIRAINEKYKPDLVIHCGDIVDAGIERYYERAMEYYEKVKAEKLVVPGHSDITYLGYDLFQEYFGEPAIIEKGNFVFIPLMTAQYEIPIGVVGRIGQRILAKTLEEYEDRFTVVVMHHNVIPIPRSREVGFLEDGGNVLKILTDREADLVLTGHGGNAVGIKVENTPIVNSGAISWELHRNPFGNSFNVIDIYPDMIAAFEVQATWGSRKLLGLWKIKTSVPWK, encoded by the coding sequence ATGATACGGATAGCCCACATAAGCGACACCCACATAACCCCCGACGTGGCCTACAAGGCCTACCCCTACGACCTGATAGTCAACGAAATCAACAACGGCCCCTTCGACCTCGTTATACACACTGGGGACGTCACCAACAGCGGCCTTCGCGAGGAGTACGAGCACGCAGCCTACGCCCTAAAAAAGATAAAGAAACCGCTCATAGTGGTCCCCGGCAACCACGACGCGAGGAACGTTGGCTATGAACTCTTCGAGCACTACATAGGCCCGACGACGGGGGTGTACGAAAAGGGGGACCTGGTTGTCATATGGCTCGACTCAACCATACCCGACCTCAGTGACGGCCGCGTTGGGGGCTACAAGTTCAGGTGGCTCAAGGAAAGACTGGAGGAGTACTCCCACAAGCGCTTCAAGATCATAGCCGCCCACCACCACCTCGTCCCCCTGCCCGATACTGGAAGAGAGCGTAACGTCCTATTCAACGCCGGTGACGTGCTCGAACTTCTCCTGAGCCACGACGTTAACCTCTACAGCTGCGGCCACAAGCACGTACCCAACGTCTACCGCGTGGAGGGACTCGTCGTTGACAACGCGGGCTGCACCTCGTGCAGAAAGACGAGGAAGGGTGATGTGAACAGCTACAACATAATAACGATCCACGACGACGGGAAGATAGACGTCAGGATAAAGCGAGTTACGGGCGACACCGTTGACAGGAGCTTTAAACTCCCGAGGCAGAAGATATTCCTTCCAAAGGGTGAGAGGCTCTTCAGGATAGTGCAGGTGAGCGAGAGCAAAATCTCGGACAGGGTTTACTTCCGTGGACGCGTGCTTGAGAACGCGATAAGGGCGATAAACGAGAAGTACAAACCGGACCTGGTCATCCACTGCGGCGACATCGTTGACGCGGGAATAGAGCGCTACTACGAGAGGGCCATGGAGTACTACGAAAAGGTGAAGGCGGAGAAACTCGTCGTTCCCGGCCACAGCGACATAACGTACCTCGGTTACGATCTCTTCCAGGAGTACTTCGGCGAGCCGGCGATAATCGAGAAGGGGAACTTCGTTTTCATTCCGCTCATGACGGCCCAGTACGAGATTCCCATAGGCGTCGTCGGGAGGATAGGGCAGAGGATTCTCGCAAAGACGCTAGAGGAGTACGAGGACAGGTTCACCGTGGTGGTCATGCACCACAACGTCATACCGATCCCGCGCAGCAGGGAGGTGGGGTTCCTCGAGGATGGAGGCAACGTCCTCAAAATACTGACCGATAGAGAAGCGGACCTCGTGCTAACGGGACACGGAGGCAACGCCGTCGGAATAAAGGTGGAGAACACACCCATAGTGAACTCGGGAGCAATAAGCTGGGAACTCCACAGGAACCCCTTTGGAAACTCCTTCAACGTTATAGACATATACCCTGACATGATAGCGGCCTTTGAGGTTCAGGCCACATGGGGGAGCAGAAAGCTCCTCGGTCTCTGGAAGATAAAAACGAGTGTGCCGTGGAAGTAG